The genomic segment GAAGAGTAAACCATGGAAGCCTGAGGAGCAGATCTTGTCAGCAAAACAGAATCATGACCAGCGGggtcaaagcagaagtagaacaTAACCTTCTTGACTGAGCTGTGGACAGGTCACTGATGCCCTTAGAGCATTTCTGTGGTTTGgatagaagaagccaaaatagaatgaattaaagaataagTTGGAAATGAGAAAGTAAGGTCAAGTAGCGTGGGCAACTCTTCAAGAACTCTCGCTTTCAAGAAGGGATGTGTAGGGTCTAAGAGTgttgataatttaattttttaaaaaatctgactatataatgtgatttttaaaattgaatgttataaagcattttatactggggaaaaaaaaaatcttccaccCTGTGACCTTAGTCTCTGATCTCTAAACTTTTAGTAATTTATCATACCTTTTAAAGGTCCCTTCTTTATTCAAGCGTTTGTATCTCAAAGGAGGTttagtttaattttgcttttaaaaaataagggagAGTCAGATGCTAGTGAAAATCAAAAGAGAGCAAGAAACTGAAGAgagagcagagggaagggactgaTGGAGGAAGGGCATCTCTCTTGCTGTGTCCACAGTCCCCTTCGTCTCTAGTTCCAGGTCCATGGAAAGATGGAAAGTCAGGGCTATGTGCTTCCAAAAATAATAGGGGAGGCAGGGGATAGGGACCCAGAAGGAAATGGAGGTCTGGAATAGCCCACTCAGGACCGGGAAGGAATACCAACTGGGGGAACAACGGGACGGTTACCATGATGGGCTTCTGTTGGGGTCCAGTGTAACTCAAAGGATATGAATTGGAGTCTCAGtgctgtgtgattttttttttttttttttttttttaatgccacatGTTTGCCATGTTGCCCGTTTGTGCAGAAAAATTTGTGACAAAACTGTGGGTGCTCTATTGACAAACTCAGCTCATGAGTGAAGAAGTCCTTAGCAatcaaatattaaagaaatattacCTTAAAGGTTTGACTTCTTAAAAGTCTCCAGGTCATTCTCTGTCTGTAGGACTAGCACTTGACTGAATGACACATACTAACAAAATGTCCACATTTCACCATAGTGAAATATTCCTTAAAGGCTACTGCAATTAGGGTGGTTTGTTAAGAAATGGAATAATAGAAATCATTAGACTAAACCCTAAATTTTAGAGGTCAGGAAAACAGAGCTCCAAGAAGGACTTTGCCAGTGTCATGTTGTTCATTTGTGTCAGTCTTGGGCCTGTAACCCAATCCTCACACGTATGTACACTCTCAGATAGTGGTGTGAAAATCCAGTGACTTTCCATTGACCAGAATAATTCTCAAACTGTGTTCCCGTGTAACAGTGTGATTTTCATATTCAGATTCATGCTCTTCTACCATTAATATTGAATATTATGATCTCAAAACTTGCAGGGGAAAATTAGCTAATGagaggtagatttttttaattgtttttcttttttgtgctccCCCATGTATGCATTTTAAAGAGTTTGTGCTTGCTACCTTTTACTGGCTACAGGCAACAGGTAACAGacactaacattaaaaaaaaaaaaaccatgaattgTTATCTTCAGGTTAAGTTGAACAGCTTGTATTTCTTTTAAGGATTCATATAGTTACTattgtgattttttaatattgcGTACATATTAGTAGTCACATTTTTTGTTACACATTCAGAAACGTTTAGTAAGTGCCTAGGATATAGTGGGGAATTGTGCTTGGTGCTAGGGTTACCAGGAATAAGATTGCTTCCCTCCTGCAAATGGcttatattgagttggccaaaatgtttgtttgggttCTTCCATCAGATCGTAcagaaaacccaaacgaactttttggctaacctaaTAGTTTCTATTAGAAATGGGAACACAAGTTGGCAATAATCAATCCTCCTTGGGCAAGAGTGGCAAGGAAGACTCCACAGGAgagatgacatttgagctgagtttTAAAAATGGGTGGGTTTTTCTACACAGAAAAGATGAGACTGAAATAGGTGTTCAATAGACAAATGGAAGCAGACATTCTAACTAGAAATAACTGTGTGAACAGAGCAACGTAAAGGTAGGAAAACAGCAGTTCATTGTGGCTGGAGGGTGGTATGTGAATGGGGCCATATTGGAGCAGAGTCAGGGGAGCATCAAAGACCCAATCGAGAATAATCTTTGTTATAATTGAAAGTTTGAATTAATTCTTTCGGCAGTGGGGGagccattaaaatttttaagcaagaaaataacagaatgactGGTACTGTGGTGGGCGGGGGgggttgctttttgtttttattaaaaatctacACTTTAGTAGAGAAGGACAGATGGATTGTTGTTAGTCTGGAGGCAGGGAAACCAGTAGATCAGTGCCATAATCCAAGCAAGACTGAAGGCTTGAAGTAATTAGCATTCTGTTAATAGAGATGGATGAAAGGATCTAAGGAAGCTTGCTGATGGGggaatgaaggaaaggaaagccaTGAGATTGACCTCCTGATTTGCAACTTGTGTGACTAGGTAGATGGGGCTAAGGCTGCTTTGATGTGAATACAGAGGGAAACTGTCTAGGAACAACAGTGGTGAGTTCCCTATGGGTAGATTAAGAACCTATTGGACATCCAGTAGGTCATTGACTATATAGGGTTGCAGCTAAAATTTTGGGAGTGTCAGCGTACAGTTAAAACCGTTGGAGTAATGAGGTTGCCCAGAGAGAACGTTTAGAGGAAGAATTCTTAGACTAGAATCCAAATATCCTGAAATTACCCATTGTACCATACATATAACTTTTGATAGGGGAAAGTCTGTAGCTTTCTGGAGATTCTCAAAAGAGACAAACACTTGTTTAGTGTCAAAAGGGACCAGGACAGAATCATCTTGAGTGACTACATTGTTTGAAGTGATGAGCAGAGATCTCAGcaaagaaggcagagaaggaacaaaaatgaagagagaaCTATGATATCAAAGCCTAAGGAATGGTCCGATGAGGACTGAGTTGGCTTGGCAGTTAGAAGATTGGTAAAATGTTCTAATAGACaagataaaattaaatgtatttattttgaaagaGACTTCCTACAGAAACACCATGGTTTCTGAGTTGTTAAAACCATTGGCCTACAATAAAGCTCAGACGCCTCAGTCAGGTGTTCAAGGCTGTCCCAAATTTGCTCTTCCCTTTGCTGTTGCAGTTTAATCTCTCGCTTCAGTGTTCTAAACCTCAAAGCTAGCTAAATCTGTCTCTTCACTGTTTTCTGGATACTTCATGCAAATCTTAGCTCCAGGCTTCGCTTGTGTTTCTCATCCTGCCTGCCCTGTGCCCTGCCCAGCAAACgctatcagtctttcccagcatagttTGTTCTACTTCCTCTGTGCCTTTTTCTCATTGACCTATATTGATTTCCTTCTTTATGTTTTAGTGGTATTTATTGTCTTACTTTTTTTGGCCTTTAAAGTTGTACCACCTTGCATTGCTCTTTATTTTACATACTACTGCCTTCCTTTCCCAATGAGATTTTATACCTAAAGGCTAATATTATCTTACATCTCATCCCGCCGCCTAGTGACTGAACTTCCATATGCTCATTATAGACACTAAAATACTTGAATGAATTTAACCTAAGCCAAACATAGTGGGGGAAAATGTCTTGAAGAAAAAATTTCATATGATATATTCCAAATTATACAGGAGTGATTAATGGATCATTTTTATGACTCCACTCCATTTTTATAGGTAATCAAGAGTTGACTGCATGTCTGAATAAGATATAGACATCCTGTGAGACTTAAGAAATTTTTGACTTTTATCTGAGAGTTCAGGGTATTGAAATCATTGCATTTAAGTCAAACTGATTTCTGTataaaatttatcttatttttcaaaatggaaattttttattttaaaagtaaaatgatgcttataaaatgaaagacaaatctacaaagtagaaataaaatgttactaATATTTACGTAGCACTCATACTTTAGAAGCACCTTTACCATCCATAAGTTAAGTAGGTACAAGGTAATTACATACAAAATAATCACTAAAAATGCACCTGACTCATCGTCAAACAATATATTGTTTTGAAAGCAGACTTCAGTGGCTTAGTGTTTTGAGTGTTTCTTTCATTGTTTGCTGGCAACTTTTGGTGTATAACTCAGGGCCATGGTAGGAAAGACTGTAGCAGGAAAAAGAGGGCCAGGGTTGCACTGTTTTATTTTGGAATCAGAAAAATGtaacttttatttataattaaggGGAATAGGTAATGTGACATGGTGCAAATCGTCCTCATTGTTACTGAGCATCTATCCGCTAACAGCAACTGCAGACTGCAGTTACCTGACAGGAGGGAGCGGCCTGTGTTAGGTTTAGTGAGCTGGTTTGACCAGCACGTCAATATATGTCTAGGCTTTTTTCCCCTGGAATCATAGTATATATTTTCATCGAAGTATAGTTTTTGTGCATATGTTCATGCCATAATTTAGTCACTTTTTTTTTGACTAAACATTTTTACCATTTTCACAAAAAAGCAGAGCTCTTTTCATTAATAAGCATTATTGTGTATTGAGTAGAATATAATAAAACATGGAGATAAGCTCCCTGACTAGCCAAGTGACCTCCTGCAAGGCTGCCTTAATGCTCCTTACCCCATCGTGCCTCAGTACATTTTCTGGACCTGCCAGGTCATAATAAACTAGAACTAGTAAAACACCCTTACTTTATAATAAAACCTCTATTTAAAATATCAGGGGAAATCAAATGTATGCCAGTTAATTTTTTATCAATATCTGTGAATTAAAATGCTAACTAAAAACCATAGAATGCAGTTTACTTACTTTATATTTCAGAAGACATTTTACCCTAGCACTTATGGGTTTATGTTTGCTATTCTAGGGAACAAAGAAAATTGAGACTTTACTTGAATAATTTATGTATAGTATGTACACTAGacttctgcctgccaatgcagatgtaagagacccaggttcaatccctgggctgggaagatcccctggaggaggaaatggcaacccactccagtattcttgcctggagaatcccatggacagaggagcctggcaggctacagtccatagggtcacacaaagtcggacacagtggaagtgacttagcacacatgcacatacactaGACTGCCTTTTTAAAGAGAAACTTAATATAGTATTGGGAAGACACAGCCAACTCCTGGGGTGAGAAAGCAGGATTTCGGGTACCATAATGACCAACAGCAGTCTGAAAGATAAatcaaaatatttgatttttggtGCTTTGAGGGCCTGTCACCTAATCCAACCACAGGCAAGTCTTTCTGGAATTGTGCTGTTCAATAGAAATATGATACAAACTATAGGTGTATACAGTTGGCCCTCTGTATCCCCAGGTTCTGCGCCCCAGGATTTAACTAACTCCAGAGAGAGAATATTTGAAAGAGAAAGTTGCaaggcaaaacttgaatttgctgtgcgctggcaactatttatatagcattcACATTATATTagatctagagatgatttaaagtatacaagtaggttgtatgcaaatactatgccattttacacGTGGGACTTGAGCATAGTGGATTTTAGTATCTGAGAGGGGTCCTGAAACCAATCCTCTGGTGAATACCAAAGgacaactataattaaaaaaattttttctcctaACTGCattaaacaaaatggaaagagcCAGGTGAAACTTCTTTCAATAATACATTTAATTTAACCCCAAATATTATTTCCATGTGTAatcaatgcttttttaaaaattaaacattatttttgtgCTGAGTCTTTGAAGTGCAATGTGTATTACACATAGAACACATCTCAGTTTGGACCAGCCACATTCAGTAGCAACATGCAGCCAGGAATGACCCGTGCAGTTCACTCTAGAAAATCTAGGGAGGTGTGTCCTGGACATTAATGAAAAAGAACTTCCCTCATAGCCAGTGTAAAGTATTAAATTACagaccttgttgttgttcagtcaccaagtcatgtccaactctttgtggccccctggactgcagcactccaggcctccctgtccctcaccatctcctggagtttgcccaagttcatgtccattgaatcggttaTTACAGACCTTAGAGGGTGCCTGCAGCTGTGCTGGCCAAGCAAACCGCTGACCTATGTCATAAATTCGTTTGAGTACAACTTATTTCCatataaagataaatactgtTTTGTTTAACTTGATCACTGGTAACATATTCATGAATTTCAGTACTTTCATCTTTCCCCAGGCGTGACTCTTTTGCCTGTAGTCAAACATTATGCTATATCTAAGTTTTCTGTACATATTTtatgtaatgaaaagaaaaacagctttaTGATTTGTATTTCATCTGCTAGTAACCTGTAACTGTGTATTATGAactttattaagaaaaattataataCCCTTCaagatattaaattattttcagtaaatGGATATGTCATaatctgatttgcattttcttttatattttaaggatATGGAATATTATCTTGTAAAATGGAAAGGATGGCCAGATTCTACAAATACTTGGGAACCTTTGCAAAATCTCAAGTGCCCATTACTACTTCAGCAGTTCTCTAATGACAAGCATAATTATTTATCTCAGGTAAAGAAAGGCAAAGCAATAACTTTCAAAGAAAATCACAGAGCCTTGAAACCTGCTGTTGCTGAATACATTGTGAAGAAGGCTAAGCAAAGGATAGCCCTGCAGAGGTGGCAGGATGAACTCAACAGAAGGAAGACTCACAAAGGAATGATTTTTGTCGAAAATACTGTGGACTTAGAGGGGCCCCCTTCAGACTTCTACTACATTAATGAATACAAACCAGCTCCTGGAATCAGCTTAGTAAATGAAGCTACCTTTGGTTGTTCATGCAGAGAttgcttctttgaaaaatgttgtCCTGCTGAAGCTGGAGTTCTTTTGGCTTAtaataaaaatcaacaaattaaaaTCCCACCTGGCACCCCCATTTACGAGTGCAACTCGAGGTGTCAGTGTGGGCCCGATTGTCCCAACAGGATCGTACAGAAGGGCACACAGTATTCCCTTTGCATCTTTCGAACGAGCAATGGCTGTGGCTGGGGCGTAAAAACCcttgtgaagattaaaagaaTGAGTTTTGTCATGGAATATGTTGGAGAGGTACGTTCACCTTCTCTCATAGCAGATAATGTACAGGGAAGGTGTATGCTTTTGAAAAGTTGCCTTTTTAACCTCAGTGACAAACATTTGGTATGTTTTGATATTATCATTGCAAGTATGTACAAATTTCAGGTTTGAAAGATGGGTTCACtggcatcatttaaaaatataaacttgaaTATGAatcaaaaaattatatatagtgACAAATGTAGTAGTCATCTTTCAACAAACACCCAGTCATAAGTCACTGAAACTGGCATTtgtaaatttgaaaatatgaCAACCATTTTTACACAAGAGCCCTAAGACAGTTTTGAAAATCAGATCTAAATACATCCTGACTTGGAAACTTGCCGGGGCGGGGtgactttttaattggaggaaaattgctgtGCCATGTTTTGCTGGCTTCCGCTGTGCAACAGCGCACATCAGTCATGTATGTGTGCatccctgccccatcccacccgcCAGGGCAacccagagcaccaggctgggctccggACGCTGTTCAGTTGTCACTCACTTCATCCACTTGACCAAATATGATTATGTGTAGTCGGCAAAACTCAGTTTTACATCAGCAGGAAAGACTGTAGAGTAAATGGACGTTTTATGAGCAAGTgctgtaaaatacacataaaaacatGTATTGCACCCGCCagcagtgagtgaatgagtgaagtggctcagctgtgtcagactctttgcaaccccatggacagtagcctgcaccaggctcctccgtccatgggatttcctaggcaagagtactggagtgggttgccattttcttctccagggacccGCCAGCAAGGAACATCCAAATCCTTTGTAACTCAGCTACAAAGACTGTTCTCTAAATTACCAAATACTAAGCAAATTTTTATACATGCAATGTAGATATACAGAAGATAGTATTTACCGCATACTAAGCACCTTGTGTTTTAACTTATGAATTCTGTCAACAACTCTATGAGGTGGTAGCATTGTCTCCATTATACAGGacgaaactgaggcacagagaaaagtTAAGCAACTCACCCAGGGTCACTTAGTAGTAATGAAGAACCAAGATTCAAAACCAAGGCTCTAGAATCTTGACCCCTGCACCATTCTTCCCCAGACTGAATGGTGGGAGAGGCTGTGGCTAGAAAAATACAAGTGTGACTGCTCATCTGGGGTTGTCAACTCAGATGTTTTAGAAGTTGTTTGGAATTGGATCACCTTTAAGTATCTGCATTCACCCAGAATTCCCAGGTCAGATTGCATCCCTATTTTGATCCTTAAATTTTTAGACAATGGCAGATTATTATAAATCACTATTCAGGAGACTGGATAATGATTTGATTATATATCAAATCATTCTTTTTGAGTTTAATAAATACAACTGAATTTGGTTGCCACCATGAGTCACTTCAGAC from the Dama dama isolate Ldn47 chromosome 23, ASM3311817v1, whole genome shotgun sequence genome contains:
- the SUV39H2 gene encoding histone-lysine N-methyltransferase SUV39H2 isoform X3, whose amino-acid sequence is MEYYLVKWKGWPDSTNTWEPLQNLKCPLLLQQFSNDKHNYLSQVKKGKAITFKENHRALKPAVAEYIVKKAKQRIALQRWQDELNRRKTHKGMIFVENTVDLEGPPSDFYYINEYKPAPGISLVNEATFGCSCRDCFFEKCCPAEAGVLLAYNKNQQIKIPPGTPIYECNSRCQCGPDCPNRIVQKGTQYSLCIFRTSNGCGWGVKTLVKIKRMSFVMEYVGEVITSEEAERRGQLYDNKGITYLFDLDYESDEFTVDAARYGNVSHFVNHSCDPNLQVFNVFIDNLDTRLPRIALFSTRTINAGEELTFDYQMKGSGDVSSDSIDHSPAKKRARTVCKCGAVTCRGYLN
- the SUV39H2 gene encoding histone-lysine N-methyltransferase SUV39H2 isoform X2, encoding MPSETERCFPALRLSAWIMDSLSPNFSSARAWCVPCLVSLDTLQELCRKEKLTCKSIGITKRNLNNYEVEYLCDYKVVKDMEYYLVKWKGWPDSTNTWEPLQNLKCPLLLQQFSNDKHNYLSQVKKGKAITFKENHRALKPAVAEYIVKKAKQRIALQRWQDELNRRKTHKGMIFVENTVDLEGPPSDFYYINEYKPAPGISLVNEATFGCSCRDCFFEKCCPAEAGVLLAYNKNQQIKIPPGTPIYECNSRCQCGPDCPNRIVQKGTQYSLCIFRTSNGCGWGVKTLVKIKRMSFVMEYVGEVITSEEAERRGQLYDNKGITYLFDLDYESDEFTVDAARYGNVSHFVNHSHYFPRELSMLEKSSLLIIK
- the SUV39H2 gene encoding histone-lysine N-methyltransferase SUV39H2 isoform X1; translated protein: MAAAGAEAPGAWCVPCLVSLDTLQELCRKEKLTCKSIGITKRNLNNYEVEYLCDYKVVKDMEYYLVKWKGWPDSTNTWEPLQNLKCPLLLQQFSNDKHNYLSQVKKGKAITFKENHRALKPAVAEYIVKKAKQRIALQRWQDELNRRKTHKGMIFVENTVDLEGPPSDFYYINEYKPAPGISLVNEATFGCSCRDCFFEKCCPAEAGVLLAYNKNQQIKIPPGTPIYECNSRCQCGPDCPNRIVQKGTQYSLCIFRTSNGCGWGVKTLVKIKRMSFVMEYVGEVITSEEAERRGQLYDNKGITYLFDLDYESDEFTVDAARYGNVSHFVNHSCDPNLQVFNVFIDNLDTRLPRIALFSTRTINAGEELTFDYQMKGSGDVSSDSIDHSPAKKRARTVCKCGAVTCRGYLN